The following proteins come from a genomic window of Actinomarinicola tropica:
- a CDS encoding NADH-quinone oxidoreductase subunit A — translation MGQYLPLVAIGVLAALFGFVNVFMSRMLNPPRPYPAQESPYESGIVPQRDTPERFPVRFYLIAMIFVVFDIEVVFLYPFATVFRELSLFGIVAIVIFAAAVFESFVYLLSKGALDWGPLRVEKASEVVDPGRTSTSTIRKVGLDGRTTEVA, via the coding sequence GTGGGTCAGTACCTGCCGCTCGTCGCCATCGGGGTCCTGGCGGCCCTGTTCGGGTTCGTCAACGTGTTCATGTCGCGGATGCTCAACCCGCCGCGTCCCTACCCGGCGCAGGAGTCCCCCTACGAGAGCGGCATCGTCCCCCAGCGGGACACGCCCGAGCGCTTCCCGGTCCGCTTCTACCTGATCGCCATGATCTTCGTGGTGTTCGACATCGAGGTCGTGTTCCTGTACCCGTTCGCCACGGTCTTCCGGGAGCTCTCGCTGTTCGGCATCGTCGCCATCGTGATCTTCGCCGCCGCGGTGTTCGAGTCGTTCGTGTACCTGCTCAGCAAGGGCGCCCTCGACTGGGGCCCGCTGCGGGTCGAGAAGGCGTCGGAGGTCGTCGACCCGGGCAGGACCTCCACCAGCACGATCCGCAAGGTCGGCCTCGACGGTCGGACCACGGAGGTGGCGTGA
- a CDS encoding NADH-quinone oxidoreductase subunit B: MATAGRFREQGLAGLQHNFITGKLEDLIQWSRARSSWPAQFGLACCAIEMMAAGGPHYDLARYGMEVFRASPRQADVMIVAGRVSQKMAPVLRQIYDQMLEPKWVISMGVCASSGGMFNNYAIVQGVDQVVPVDVYAPGCPPGPETLMHAILTMHGQIQSGEIFRRREESGAGAGIHVDQRDGQADAAVSLGRR, translated from the coding sequence ATGGCCACGGCCGGAAGGTTCCGCGAGCAAGGGCTCGCCGGGCTCCAGCACAACTTCATCACCGGCAAGCTCGAGGACCTCATCCAGTGGTCCCGGGCCCGCAGCTCCTGGCCGGCCCAGTTCGGCCTGGCGTGCTGCGCCATCGAGATGATGGCCGCCGGCGGTCCGCACTACGACCTCGCCCGCTACGGCATGGAGGTCTTCCGGGCCTCCCCCCGCCAGGCCGACGTGATGATCGTCGCCGGGCGGGTGTCGCAGAAGATGGCGCCGGTCCTTCGTCAGATCTACGACCAGATGCTCGAGCCCAAGTGGGTCATCTCGATGGGCGTGTGCGCCTCGAGCGGCGGCATGTTCAACAACTACGCCATCGTGCAGGGCGTCGACCAGGTCGTGCCGGTCGACGTCTACGCCCCGGGCTGCCCACCCGGGCCCGAGACCTTGATGCACGCCATCCTCACGATGCACGGCCAGATCCAGAGCGGCGAGATCTTCCGCCGCCGCGAGGAGTCCGGCGCCGGCGCGGGGATCCACGTCGACCAGCGCGACGGCCAGGCCGACGCCGCCGTCAGCCTCGGGAGGCGCTGA
- a CDS encoding NADH-quinone oxidoreductase subunit C, producing MTDENLTTDDTDPDEPTDTAEDDPGPELLHGVPVTRPRGETVLHPSREEYHDLVAALLDEGYLMCIDVTAADYLRHPGRTDLPAGVEPQRFELVVGLINNVEQARIRLRVQVPEDDPTVPTLFDLHPGTEALEREVFDMFGITFEGHPDLTRILMPEDWEGHPLRRDYAVGRIPVQFKGAPAPR from the coding sequence GTGACCGACGAGAACCTCACCACCGACGACACCGATCCCGACGAGCCCACCGACACCGCGGAGGACGACCCGGGCCCCGAGCTGCTCCACGGCGTCCCGGTCACCCGGCCGCGAGGCGAGACCGTCCTGCACCCGAGCCGCGAGGAGTACCACGACCTCGTGGCCGCGCTGCTCGACGAGGGCTACCTCATGTGCATCGACGTCACCGCCGCCGACTACCTCCGGCACCCCGGACGCACCGACCTCCCCGCCGGCGTCGAGCCGCAGCGCTTCGAGCTGGTGGTGGGGCTCATCAACAACGTCGAGCAGGCCCGGATCCGCCTGCGGGTCCAGGTGCCCGAGGATGACCCGACCGTCCCCACCCTCTTCGACCTCCACCCGGGCACCGAGGCCCTCGAGCGCGAGGTCTTCGACATGTTCGGGATCACCTTCGAGGGCCACCCCGACCTCACCCGCATCCTCATGCCCGAGGACTGGGAGGGCCACCCGCTGCGCCGCGACTACGCCGTCGGGCGCATCCCCGTGCAGTTCAAGGGCGCACCGGCGCCCCGCTGA
- a CDS encoding NADH-quinone oxidoreductase subunit D, whose product MSEAESRRYQDEGGGDDDTMILNMGPQHPSTHGVLRLMVELKGEQVLRTKPVIGYLHTGMEKTGEDLTYLQGPTNTTRMDYASPLFNELVFSLATETLLGVEIPPRATWIRMLMCELNRISSHLLFMATNGMDLGAVSMMIYGWREREEVLRFFEKVTGLRMNHNYIRPGGVAADLPDGWRDDVLRLLDMLPDRLDEYDTLLTGQPIWRNRLQGVGVLTTEEALALGTTGPLLRSTGYAWDLRHDMPYLAYDEVDFDVIVGTYGDCFDRYAIRLQEIRESLKIVRQILDKMPEGDYRVQDKKVTPPPRARIDQSMEALIHHFKIFTEGFKVPEGEAYAAVESPRGELGCYIVSDGSSKPMRMHIRGPSFVNLQTLPHLMHDRFIADAVAIISSVDPILGEVDR is encoded by the coding sequence ATGTCGGAGGCCGAGTCCCGTCGCTACCAGGACGAGGGCGGCGGCGACGACGACACCATGATCCTCAACATGGGCCCGCAGCACCCGTCGACCCACGGCGTGCTGCGCCTCATGGTCGAGCTCAAGGGCGAGCAGGTCCTGCGCACCAAGCCGGTGATCGGCTACCTCCACACCGGCATGGAGAAGACGGGCGAGGACCTCACCTACCTCCAGGGCCCCACCAACACCACGCGGATGGACTACGCGTCGCCGCTGTTCAACGAGCTGGTGTTCAGCCTCGCCACCGAGACGCTCCTCGGCGTCGAGATCCCGCCCCGGGCCACCTGGATCCGCATGCTCATGTGCGAGCTCAATCGGATCTCGTCGCACCTGCTGTTCATGGCCACCAACGGCATGGACCTCGGCGCTGTCTCGATGATGATCTACGGCTGGCGCGAGCGCGAGGAGGTCCTCCGCTTCTTCGAGAAGGTCACCGGCCTGCGGATGAACCACAACTACATCCGCCCCGGCGGTGTGGCTGCCGACCTGCCCGACGGCTGGCGTGACGACGTCCTCCGGCTGCTCGACATGCTCCCGGACCGGCTGGACGAGTACGACACCCTCCTCACCGGACAGCCGATCTGGCGCAACCGCCTCCAGGGCGTCGGCGTGCTCACCACCGAGGAGGCGCTGGCCCTCGGCACGACGGGTCCTCTGCTCCGCTCCACCGGCTACGCCTGGGACCTCCGCCACGACATGCCGTACCTCGCCTACGACGAGGTCGACTTCGACGTCATCGTCGGCACCTACGGCGACTGCTTCGACCGCTACGCGATCCGCCTCCAGGAGATCCGCGAGTCGCTGAAGATCGTCCGCCAGATCCTCGACAAGATGCCCGAGGGCGACTACCGGGTGCAGGACAAGAAGGTCACGCCGCCGCCCCGCGCCCGCATCGACCAGTCGATGGAGGCGCTCATCCACCACTTCAAGATCTTCACCGAGGGCTTCAAGGTGCCCGAGGGGGAGGCCTACGCCGCCGTCGAATCGCCCCGGGGCGAGCTCGGCTGCTACATCGTGTCGGATGGGTCCTCGAAGCCGATGCGCATGCACATCCGGGGGCCGTCGTTCGTGAACCTCCAGACCCTCCCGCACCTCATGCACGACCGCTTCATCGCCGACGCCGTCGCCATCATCTCCTCGGTCGACCCGATCCTCGGGGAGGTCGACCGCTAG
- a CDS encoding NADH-quinone oxidoreductase subunit NuoE family protein has product MARLNEANLALAREIIARYPRKKSALIPLLHLAQEQDGYVTEDAMEHLAELVGVTPAQVLGTASFYEMFKFHPVGRYVVNICGTMSCALLGADELIERAEERLGVRVGGTTEDGAITLERAECQAACTEAPCLQVNYRHQYRVTPDELDTLLDDLRSGSLTDDIPDHGTLGRVRQRIPADRWVQPVAPEAVTGAPAWMPAPDTETDEASR; this is encoded by the coding sequence GTGGCCCGCCTGAACGAGGCGAACCTCGCGCTCGCCCGCGAGATCATCGCCCGCTACCCGCGCAAGAAGTCGGCGCTCATCCCGCTGCTCCACCTGGCCCAGGAGCAGGACGGCTACGTCACCGAGGACGCCATGGAGCACCTCGCCGAGCTGGTCGGCGTCACGCCGGCCCAGGTCCTCGGCACGGCCAGCTTCTACGAGATGTTCAAGTTCCACCCCGTCGGCCGCTACGTCGTGAACATCTGCGGCACGATGTCGTGCGCCCTGCTCGGCGCCGACGAGCTGATCGAGCGGGCCGAGGAGCGCCTCGGCGTGCGCGTCGGCGGCACCACCGAGGACGGTGCGATCACCCTCGAGCGGGCCGAGTGCCAGGCGGCGTGCACCGAGGCCCCGTGCCTCCAGGTGAACTACCGCCACCAGTACCGCGTCACCCCGGACGAGCTCGACACGTTGCTCGACGACCTGCGCTCCGGGTCGCTGACCGACGACATCCCCGACCACGGCACGCTCGGCCGGGTCCGCCAGAGGATCCCGGCCGACCGCTGGGTGCAGCCCGTCGCCCCCGAAGCGGTCACCGGCGCGCCGGCGTGGATGCCCGCCCCCGACACCGAGACCGACGAGGCGAGCCGATGA
- the nuoF gene encoding NADH-quinone oxidoreductase subunit NuoF, with product MTAGGTYPYAPGYYDDGDRPRIVTARFPHEDSYTLERYHATEGYEGLRKALDMTPAQVHDEVRGATVLGRGGAGFPAGVKWGLMPDGVYPRYLVVNGDESEPGTYKDRLLMERDPHQLIEGCLIAAYAVGLSQVFLYIRGEMPLAHERVATALNEAYAAGYIGKNILGTDFSVDIVLHWGAGAYVVGEETALIESLEGNRGEPRLKPPYFPAAIGLYGKPTIVNNVETISNLSWIMRNGAAEYVKIGTETSPGTRMVAVSGHVKRPGVFEIVNGTTTFRDIIYGEEFCGGIRGDRELKAFVPGGGSAPWFLPEQLDLPFESRPVGAAGSMLGSGAVMVMDETTDVPAASLTLVRFYAHESCGQCTPCREGATWLERILDRVVKGHGTRRDLDMLFEAGRTICPDPFPHAASERLGLEAQPFPFKMTTICFVGPSAYTAIHSALTLFPDEFEAKVAANGDGPAPIPVTVGTATSAGGGA from the coding sequence ATGACCGCCGGCGGCACCTACCCCTACGCGCCCGGCTACTACGACGACGGCGACCGCCCCCGCATCGTCACCGCGCGCTTCCCCCACGAGGACTCCTACACCCTCGAGCGCTACCACGCGACCGAGGGCTATGAGGGCCTGCGCAAGGCGCTCGACATGACCCCGGCCCAGGTCCACGACGAGGTCCGCGGCGCCACCGTGCTCGGCCGCGGCGGCGCCGGCTTCCCCGCCGGTGTCAAGTGGGGCCTCATGCCCGACGGCGTGTACCCGCGCTACCTCGTCGTCAACGGCGACGAGTCCGAGCCGGGCACCTACAAGGACCGCCTCCTGATGGAGCGCGACCCCCACCAGCTCATCGAGGGCTGCCTCATCGCGGCCTACGCGGTCGGGCTCTCGCAGGTGTTCCTCTACATCCGCGGCGAGATGCCGCTCGCCCACGAGCGGGTCGCCACCGCGCTCAACGAGGCCTACGCCGCCGGCTACATCGGCAAGAACATCCTCGGCACCGACTTCTCGGTCGACATCGTCCTGCACTGGGGTGCGGGCGCCTACGTCGTCGGCGAGGAGACCGCCCTCATCGAGAGCCTCGAGGGCAACCGCGGCGAGCCGCGGCTGAAGCCCCCGTACTTCCCGGCCGCCATCGGCCTCTACGGCAAGCCCACGATCGTCAACAACGTCGAGACGATCTCCAACCTGTCGTGGATCATGCGCAACGGCGCCGCCGAGTACGTGAAGATCGGCACCGAGACGTCGCCCGGCACCCGCATGGTCGCGGTGTCCGGCCACGTGAAGCGCCCCGGCGTGTTCGAGATCGTCAACGGCACGACCACCTTCCGGGACATCATCTACGGCGAGGAGTTCTGCGGCGGGATCCGCGGCGACCGCGAGCTGAAGGCGTTCGTCCCCGGCGGCGGCTCCGCTCCGTGGTTCCTGCCCGAGCAGCTCGACCTGCCGTTCGAATCCCGCCCGGTGGGCGCCGCCGGCTCGATGCTCGGTTCCGGCGCGGTGATGGTCATGGACGAGACCACCGACGTCCCCGCCGCCTCGCTCACCCTCGTCCGCTTCTACGCCCACGAGTCCTGCGGGCAGTGCACGCCCTGCCGTGAGGGCGCCACGTGGCTCGAGCGCATCCTCGACCGGGTCGTGAAGGGACACGGCACCCGCCGAGACCTCGACATGCTGTTCGAGGCCGGTCGCACGATCTGCCCCGACCCGTTCCCCCACGCGGCCTCGGAGCGCCTCGGGCTGGAGGCCCAGCCCTTCCCGTTCAAGATGACCACGATCTGCTTCGTCGGACCGTCGGCCTACACGGCCATCCACTCGGCGCTCACGCTCTTCCCCGACGAGTTCGAGGCCAAGGTCGCCGCCAACGGCGACGGGCCCGCGCCGATCCCGGTCACCGTCGGCACCGCCACCAGTGCCGGAGGTGGCGCATGA
- the nuoG gene encoding NADH-quinone oxidoreductase subunit NuoG, which translates to MSDVRPATDTVRITLNGKEVDVRKDEQLIDAAERHGVYIPRFCYHPRMTAVGKCRQCIVEVDTGRGMALQPSCMLKVSDGMVVDTDSELSKQVQEGVLEHLLINHPLDCPVCDKGGECPLQDQAYSHGPGESRFVEEKRHFEKPIPISPIVTLDRERCILCDRCTRFADEVAGDPLIHFIDRGNATQVNTFPDDPFASYFSGNTVQICPVGALTATPYRFKARPWDLEKEESTCQSCSVGCRITVQTSRNRVLRYEGVDSDPVNWSWLCDKGRFGFESIHSEDRIAAPLRRAADGELAPVRWAEALDAAADAISSAIAGSGPESVAVLGGSRLTNESAYAWAKLAKGVIGTDNVDAQLGDGLPADLVLGLPRATIDQACTPGGTIVLLGPDPKETLPVLFLRLRHAVVHDGARLVEITPTATGLSSLAAASVHPTPGHTAEVVRALLDGDTAKAVGGVEPDALVSAAELLRTDGPLTIVVGRGSLAESADVTVEAAAVLHDACPDARFLPGLRRSNVMGALDMGLAPGLLPGRVLLEDGRDWILDTWESAPSSAGLDAAGILTAAAEGRIDTLVLLGADPLADFPDADLAARALAGARTVVALDRFVTDSVAKADVVLPVAGFAETDGTTTNIEGRVSVLAQRVTPPGSAQPDWSIAVSIARRLGADLGFESPEDIWNEVLQVSGVHAGVSLDVLRRRANADGVVVPPAPTEVSIGGVRTSEVDEVEAASPDADASAPPADGNMPPSDPDAPGDIAPGTDEAAEPIDTTTDAAEGAELGEQVAEQVEEAVAEGDAGDRPEADDPSSPVSPGPARPEALRFVAPAATAVPGPVDAYSLRLVTVRTLYDRGTQLTHSPSLNHLAAGPAVRLHPADFDKVGVAAGTEVRVTSPSGSVVLPVHPDVRVPRGRAAVNANQSNARVHELLDATAVATDVRVEVL; encoded by the coding sequence ATGAGCGACGTCCGCCCCGCCACCGACACCGTGCGCATCACGCTCAACGGCAAGGAGGTCGACGTCCGCAAGGACGAGCAGCTGATCGACGCCGCCGAGCGCCACGGGGTCTACATCCCCCGGTTCTGCTACCACCCGCGGATGACCGCGGTCGGCAAGTGCCGCCAGTGCATCGTCGAGGTCGACACCGGCCGCGGCATGGCGCTCCAGCCCTCGTGCATGCTCAAGGTCTCCGACGGCATGGTCGTCGACACCGACTCCGAGCTCTCGAAGCAGGTGCAGGAGGGCGTCCTCGAGCACCTGCTCATCAACCACCCGCTCGACTGCCCGGTCTGCGACAAGGGCGGCGAGTGCCCCCTCCAGGACCAGGCCTACTCGCACGGGCCCGGCGAGAGCCGGTTCGTCGAGGAGAAGCGCCACTTCGAGAAGCCGATCCCGATCAGCCCGATCGTCACCCTCGACCGCGAGCGCTGCATCCTCTGCGACCGCTGCACCCGCTTCGCCGACGAGGTCGCCGGCGACCCGCTCATCCACTTCATCGACCGGGGCAACGCGACCCAGGTCAACACCTTCCCCGACGACCCCTTCGCCTCGTACTTCTCGGGCAACACGGTCCAGATCTGCCCGGTCGGCGCGCTCACCGCGACGCCGTACCGCTTCAAGGCCCGTCCGTGGGACCTGGAGAAGGAGGAGTCGACCTGCCAGTCGTGCTCGGTCGGCTGCCGCATCACCGTGCAGACCTCGCGCAACCGCGTCCTGCGGTACGAGGGCGTCGACTCCGACCCGGTCAACTGGAGCTGGCTCTGCGACAAGGGCCGCTTCGGCTTCGAGAGCATCCACAGCGAGGACCGCATCGCCGCCCCGCTCCGCCGCGCCGCCGACGGCGAGCTCGCACCGGTCCGCTGGGCCGAGGCGCTCGACGCCGCGGCCGACGCCATCTCCTCCGCGATCGCCGGGTCCGGCCCCGAGAGCGTCGCCGTCCTCGGCGGCAGCCGCCTCACCAACGAGAGCGCCTACGCCTGGGCCAAGCTGGCCAAGGGCGTCATCGGCACCGACAACGTCGATGCGCAGCTCGGCGACGGCCTGCCCGCCGACCTCGTGCTCGGCCTGCCCCGCGCCACCATCGACCAGGCCTGCACGCCGGGCGGCACCATCGTGCTCCTCGGCCCGGACCCGAAGGAGACCCTGCCGGTCCTCTTCCTCCGGTTGCGCCACGCCGTCGTCCACGACGGGGCGCGGCTCGTCGAGATCACCCCGACCGCCACCGGGCTCTCGTCGCTCGCCGCGGCGTCGGTCCACCCCACGCCCGGCCACACCGCCGAGGTCGTGCGGGCCCTCCTCGACGGCGACACCGCGAAGGCCGTCGGCGGCGTCGAGCCCGACGCGCTCGTGTCGGCCGCCGAGCTGCTGCGCACCGACGGCCCGCTCACGATCGTCGTCGGCCGCGGCTCGCTCGCCGAGTCGGCCGACGTCACCGTCGAGGCCGCCGCCGTCCTCCACGACGCCTGCCCCGACGCCCGCTTCCTCCCCGGCCTGCGCCGCTCCAACGTCATGGGCGCGCTCGACATGGGGCTCGCCCCGGGCCTGCTGCCCGGACGCGTCCTGCTCGAGGACGGTCGCGACTGGATCCTCGACACCTGGGAGTCCGCGCCGTCGAGCGCCGGACTCGACGCCGCCGGCATCCTCACCGCCGCCGCCGAGGGTCGCATCGACACGCTCGTGCTGCTCGGGGCCGACCCCCTCGCCGACTTCCCCGACGCCGACCTCGCCGCCCGGGCCCTCGCCGGTGCCCGCACGGTCGTCGCGCTCGACCGCTTCGTCACCGACTCGGTCGCCAAGGCCGACGTCGTGCTGCCCGTCGCCGGCTTCGCCGAGACCGACGGCACCACCACCAACATCGAGGGCCGCGTCTCGGTCCTCGCCCAGCGGGTCACCCCGCCGGGATCCGCGCAGCCCGACTGGTCGATCGCGGTGAGCATCGCCCGCCGCCTCGGCGCCGACCTCGGCTTCGAGTCGCCCGAGGACATCTGGAACGAGGTCCTCCAGGTCTCGGGCGTGCACGCCGGGGTCAGCCTCGACGTCCTGCGGCGCCGGGCCAACGCCGACGGCGTGGTCGTGCCGCCCGCCCCCACCGAGGTCAGCATCGGCGGCGTGCGCACCTCCGAGGTCGACGAGGTCGAGGCCGCCAGCCCCGACGCCGACGCCTCCGCCCCGCCTGCGGACGGCAACATGCCGCCGTCGGACCCCGACGCCCCGGGCGACATCGCACCCGGCACCGACGAGGCGGCCGAGCCCATCGACACGACCACCGACGCGGCCGAGGGCGCCGAGCTGGGCGAGCAGGTCGCCGAGCAGGTCGAGGAGGCCGTCGCCGAGGGCGACGCCGGCGACCGCCCGGAGGCCGACGACCCGTCGTCGCCGGTCAGCCCCGGCCCCGCCCGGCCCGAGGCGCTGCGGTTCGTCGCCCCCGCGGCCACCGCCGTCCCCGGTCCCGTCGACGCCTACAGTCTCCGCCTCGTGACCGTCCGCACCCTCTACGACCGGGGCACCCAGCTCACGCACTCGCCGTCGCTCAACCACCTCGCCGCCGGACCCGCCGTGCGGCTCCACCCCGCCGACTTCGACAAGGTCGGCGTCGCAGCGGGCACCGAGGTGCGGGTGACGTCGCCCTCGGGCTCGGTCGTGCTGCCGGTGCACCCCGACGTGCGGGTGCCGCGCGGACGGGCGGCGGTCAACGCCAACCAGTCCAACGCCCGGGTCCACGAGCTGCTCGACGCCACTGCGGTGGCCACCGACGTCCGGGTCGAGGTGCTGTAG
- the nuoH gene encoding NADH-quinone oxidoreductase subunit NuoH, giving the protein MFGDPLLVGGIGLEEVLIVLFKTVVTFGVMLGAVILMIWFERKLIADLQNRVGPNLAGPFGILQTLADGIKLIFKQDLIPSKADRIIFAVAPFLAMVPAFLSFSIVPLGGDFQDKGGVVSWFGRDTYFQLADPQVGFLLLLAMSSIGVYGMMLAGWSSGSKYPLISGVRATAQAISYEAALGLSLVSVLIVSGSLSTHDIVASQAGEGWLGIVPSWNLVVTGVVPFVIFLIAATAELARTPFDLVEAEQELTGGYNTEYSSIRFGHFYLAEYMNLITMSSIMVTLFLGGPAGPIFGPSFLHPVLPTVWFVLKVLVFLFAAVWTRATLPRFRYDQLMDLGWKVLIPLSLGWLLLLATIQVGRDQDWNLAIVILISLGVLFLGTALLTTAISTARRARVSEEVS; this is encoded by the coding sequence ATGTTCGGCGACCCGCTCCTCGTCGGCGGCATCGGTCTCGAAGAGGTCCTCATCGTCCTCTTCAAGACCGTCGTCACCTTCGGCGTCATGCTCGGCGCCGTCATCTTGATGATCTGGTTCGAGCGCAAGCTCATCGCCGACCTCCAGAACCGCGTGGGCCCGAACCTCGCCGGCCCGTTCGGCATCCTCCAGACCCTCGCCGACGGCATCAAGCTCATCTTCAAGCAGGACCTCATCCCGTCGAAGGCCGACCGCATCATCTTCGCGGTGGCGCCGTTCCTCGCGATGGTGCCGGCGTTCCTGTCGTTCTCGATCGTGCCCCTCGGCGGTGACTTCCAGGACAAGGGCGGCGTCGTGTCGTGGTTCGGGCGCGACACCTACTTCCAGCTGGCCGACCCCCAGGTCGGCTTCCTGCTGCTGCTCGCCATGTCCTCGATCGGGGTCTACGGCATGATGCTCGCCGGCTGGTCGTCGGGGTCGAAGTACCCGCTGATCTCCGGCGTGCGGGCCACCGCCCAGGCGATCTCCTACGAGGCGGCCCTCGGCCTCTCGCTCGTCTCGGTGCTCATCGTCTCGGGCAGCCTGTCGACCCACGACATCGTCGCCTCGCAGGCGGGGGAGGGGTGGCTCGGCATCGTCCCGAGCTGGAACCTCGTCGTCACCGGCGTCGTCCCGTTCGTGATCTTCCTCATCGCCGCCACCGCTGAGCTCGCCCGCACGCCCTTCGACCTCGTCGAGGCCGAGCAGGAGCTCACCGGTGGCTACAACACCGAGTACAGCTCGATCCGCTTCGGGCACTTCTACCTGGCCGAGTACATGAACCTCATCACCATGTCCTCGATCATGGTGACCCTCTTCCTCGGCGGCCCGGCGGGCCCGATCTTCGGCCCGTCGTTCCTGCACCCGGTGCTGCCCACCGTGTGGTTCGTGCTGAAGGTGCTCGTGTTCCTGTTCGCCGCGGTGTGGACCCGCGCCACGCTGCCCCGGTTCCGCTACGACCAGCTGATGGACCTCGGGTGGAAGGTCCTCATCCCGCTCTCGCTCGGCTGGCTGCTGCTGCTCGCCACCATCCAGGTCGGCCGCGACCAGGACTGGAACCTGGCGATCGTCATCCTGATCTCCCTCGGTGTGCTGTTCCTCGGCACCGCGCTGCTCACCACGGCGATCAGCACCGCCCGCCGAGCCCGCGTCAGCGAGGAGGTGAGCTGA
- the nuoI gene encoding NADH-quinone oxidoreductase subunit NuoI has translation MGVLDGFAVTFGKLFKRTSTGETVTVNYPDAKREKAQRLHGRHVLNKYEDGMEKCIGCELCAGVCPARCIYVRGADNPVDDPVSPGERYGYVYEINYLRCIHCDLCVEACPTEAITETKLFEFSFTNRADAIYTKDELLVDDQGMPRHLPWEDWRPGEEEHSSAWVRATSPNGDADYVGEVSWSGELGFGVRRPERGQRGEAEDRAAAEAAAQAAAADHHDDHGHGGHH, from the coding sequence ATGGGAGTCCTCGACGGGTTCGCCGTCACCTTCGGGAAGCTCTTCAAGCGCACGTCGACCGGTGAGACGGTCACCGTCAACTACCCCGACGCCAAGCGCGAGAAGGCGCAGCGCCTCCACGGCCGCCACGTCCTCAACAAGTACGAGGACGGCATGGAGAAGTGCATCGGCTGCGAGCTGTGCGCCGGCGTGTGCCCGGCCCGCTGCATCTACGTGCGCGGCGCCGACAACCCCGTCGACGACCCGGTCTCGCCCGGAGAGCGCTACGGCTACGTCTACGAGATCAACTACCTCCGGTGCATCCACTGCGACCTGTGCGTCGAGGCCTGCCCCACCGAGGCGATCACCGAGACGAAGCTCTTCGAGTTCTCGTTCACCAACCGGGCCGACGCCATCTACACCAAGGACGAGCTCCTGGTCGACGACCAGGGCATGCCCCGCCACCTCCCCTGGGAGGACTGGCGCCCGGGCGAGGAGGAGCACTCCTCGGCGTGGGTGCGCGCCACGTCCCCCAACGGCGACGCCGACTACGTCGGTGAGGTCAGCTGGTCGGGCGAGCTCGGCTTCGGCGTCCGCCGACCCGAGCGGGGCCAGCGGGGCGAGGCCGAGGACCGCGCCGCCGCCGAGGCCGCGGCCCAGGCCGCTGCCGCCGACCACCACGACGACCACGGCCACGGGGGCCACCACTGA
- a CDS encoding NADH-quinone oxidoreductase subunit J, which produces MVELIVFAIAGVVVLGGALGVILTPNTTRAALSLVATLFGIAVLFIAQDAHFLAAVQVIVYAGAIVVLFLFVMMLLGVDRDEDLRIEPLRGQRWAAIAGGAAFLAVVLVALLAGERTLTGQRGSLLFDQGLDPNIVLIGRDLFTNHVLAFEATALLLTIAVVGAVVLVRKVSNESTRPTDEEVSS; this is translated from the coding sequence ATGGTCGAGCTCATCGTCTTCGCCATCGCCGGCGTCGTCGTCCTCGGCGGCGCCCTCGGGGTGATCCTCACGCCCAACACCACCCGCGCCGCGCTCAGCCTCGTCGCCACGCTGTTCGGCATCGCGGTCCTGTTCATCGCCCAGGACGCGCACTTCCTGGCGGCGGTGCAGGTGATCGTCTACGCCGGCGCCATCGTCGTGCTCTTCCTGTTCGTGATGATGCTGCTCGGCGTCGACCGCGACGAGGACCTGCGGATCGAGCCCCTCCGTGGGCAGCGCTGGGCGGCCATCGCCGGCGGCGCGGCCTTCCTCGCCGTCGTGCTCGTCGCCCTCCTCGCCGGGGAGCGGACGCTCACCGGCCAGCGGGGGTCGCTCCTGTTCGACCAGGGCCTCGATCCCAACATCGTGCTCATCGGGCGCGACCTGTTCACCAACCACGTCCTCGCCTTCGAGGCCACCGCACTGCTGCTCACCATCGCGGTGGTCGGCGCCGTGGTCCTCGTGCGCAAGGTGAGCAACGAGAGCACCCGTCCGACCGACGAGGAGGTGTCGTCCTGA
- the nuoK gene encoding NADH-quinone oxidoreductase subunit NuoK, with protein MEVTGTWYLVLSALLFTIGGVGLLVRRNPLVMFMCVELMLNAVNLTFVTFSRMLGDIGGQTVVFFVLVVAAVEVVVGLAIIVAIMRRRPGATADDIALLKG; from the coding sequence ATGGAGGTGACCGGCACCTGGTACCTCGTCCTGTCCGCGCTGCTCTTCACGATCGGCGGCGTCGGGCTGCTCGTCCGCCGCAACCCGCTCGTGATGTTCATGTGCGTCGAGCTCATGCTCAACGCCGTGAACCTCACGTTCGTGACCTTCTCCCGGATGCTCGGCGACATCGGCGGTCAGACCGTCGTGTTCTTCGTGCTCGTCGTCGCCGCCGTCGAGGTGGTGGTCGGGCTCGCCATCATCGTGGCCATCATGCGCCGCCGGCCGGGGGCCACCGCCGACGACATCGCGCTCCTCAAAGGCTGA